Part of the bacterium genome, GATCCTTTCGATGCGACGAAGCCTTCGCAGGCGGTGTTCTGGTCGCCGGCCGACTGGGCCTGGACCGGTGGCCTGATGGACGCGCTGCTGCCCTCGCTGTATTTCGGCCGCCCCATCGTGGCCTTCAACGGCCGCTTCAGCCCGCAGGCCGCGTTTGAACTGATGGAGCGCCACGGCGTCACGCACACCTTCCTGTTTCCGACCGCGCTCAAGGCCATGATGAAGGCCTATCCCCAGCCGCGAAAGCAGTTCCGGGTGCAACTGCAGGCCATCATGAGCGCGGGCGAGGCCGTGGGCGATGCTGTGTTCGCCTACTGCCAGAAACAGCTGGGCGTGACGGTCAACGAGATGTTCGGCCAGACCGAGATCAACTACATCGTGGGCAACTGCGCGCGGCTCTACCCCGCGAAGCCGGGCAGCATGGGCAAGGGTTACCCGGGCCACCGCGTGGCGGTGATCGACGACGAGGGCCGCGAGTGCCCGGTGGGCGTGCCGGGCGACGTGGCGGTGCACCGGCTGGATGTGCGTGGCGACCCCGACCCGATCTTTTTCCTCGGCTACTGGAAGAACGAGGCCGCCACGCGCGCCAAGTTCACCGGCGACATGGCCAACAGCTGGTGCCGCACCGGCGACATGGCGGTGCGCGATGCCGAGGGCTACCTCTGGTACCAGGGCCGGGCCGACGACGTGTTCAAGGCCGCGGGCTACCGCATCGGGCCGGGCGAGATCGAGAACTGCCTGGTCAAGCACCCGGCGGTCGCCAACGCGGCCGTGGTGCCCAAGCCCGACGCCGAGCGTGGCGCGGTGGTCAAGGCCTATGTGGTGCTGGCCCAGGAGTACCTCGCGGCGCAGGGAAGGCGCGTGGGCGACGCGGATTTCGAAGCACGGCTGGTGAAGGAGTTGCAGGCCCATGTGAAGGGCAAACTC contains:
- a CDS encoding AMP-binding protein; its protein translation is DPFDATKPSQAVFWSPADWAWTGGLMDALLPSLYFGRPIVAFNGRFSPQAAFELMERHGVTHTFLFPTALKAMMKAYPQPRKQFRVQLQAIMSAGEAVGDAVFAYCQKQLGVTVNEMFGQTEINYIVGNCARLYPAKPGSMGKGYPGHRVAVIDDEGRECPVGVPGDVAVHRLDVRGDPDPIFFLGYWKNEAATRAKFTGDMANSWCRTGDMAVRDAEGYLWYQGRADDVFKAAGYRIGPGEIENCLVKHPAVANAAVVPKPDAERGAVVKAYVVLAQEYLAAQGRRVGDADFEARLVKELQAHVKGKLAPYEYPKDIEFVESLPMTTTGKVQRRVLRLQEEARARPSA